Within the Setaria viridis chromosome 3, Setaria_viridis_v4.0, whole genome shotgun sequence genome, the region ATCATTAGTGCCTTGATAACAAGTGAGTGAGGGCTAACAACACACATCTCATGAGCTTGATTTGACAACCTCAGCTGCgaaaaggggaaaaggaagcCAGGACCATTGCAACTCTCCAGTCTTTCTTCAGTCTTCGCCACCACTCAAGCAGTCAAGCATGCCATTGCCATTGCTGCAGTGCATCCAGCACCTTTGGCTGCTCCCCTACACCAACCCACAGCCCCCACCGGGCCCCACACAGGCAGTGAGACTGAGAGGCCCACACAGGGCCCCACAGTGCCAATCCCTGCTGCAATTTTGCTCAACGGAGAGGCCCACACATGACACAACAGCTGCATGGCAGTGCCTGCATTGCATATGCAGTGCTGCACCTGGTGCCTTTTTGGTTTTGGACAGAGTGGTGTGGAGGAAAATATTATCTTCAAATCTCAGTGGGAGCAATTGTTGGTGTTGCACTGTTGCTGCCCAGTGTCCAGTGTGGGCTCTGTGAAAGTGTAGCCTAGGGGCCACCAACAAGATTCTGTGCAATGTGGATCAAAAGAATGGATTTACTACATTTCCAAAGCCTAGCCTAGCTACACCCCAATTCATTCCTTCATTCCCGTAGGCAGTTGGTCCTTTGGAAAAGATTACAAACGCCTCTTTTCATGATCAAAATGGCTACCTGTTGTCGCCGGTATGGCATGTTGTACCTTCAGTTGATTTCTTGGTGATTTCAAATACCCATGTCAAAGAACGTGAAGTATGTTTGCTCGGGCATTCCAAAACATGACCTGTTAATGAAGAAAATGACGTGActgtgggtgtttggatacgaggtgttaaactttaacagtgtcacatcggatgttcggatgctaattaggagaactaaacatgagctaattataaaactaattgcagaaccctgtgttaattcgcgagacgaatctattaagcctaattaatccatcattagcaaatggttactgtagcaccacattgtcaaatcatggactaattaggcttaatagattcgtctcgcgaattatactccatctgtgcaattagttttgtaattagcctatgtttaatactcctaattagcatccaaacatccgatgtgatgggtgttaaactttaacagctggttgccaaacaggccttCATTGTTTGACAAGCTTCTCCCCAAGAACCTGTTCAAGCTACTGCTTTCCAAAGTTTGTCCAGGAACATGCTGTCAGGAACCATAGAAGTTAGAGCCGGTAGAGCTCCTTCAGTTGATGGCTCGATGCTCCAACCTGGCAACCTCCAGGTTCTTTCACCTCCATGTCAGAAATACCACTAGAGAAAAGTTGAAAAGGCTTTTCTGCACTTTTATGCGTCACAATTCACAAAGGGACAACTGCCACCAGATGTACACTGACAAGCGTCACCAACACATTGCAGCTTTCAAGGCCTGCTTGAAGCTCTGCAACTCCCAGAGCAAGGTTGCAAGGTTCAGAACACAAGCTTGCAAAATGGACAGGCAGCCACAGATTAAGTGGGTGCTAGTCCCTACATGACTAAAGTTCATTAATGCAGATTGAACAAGGTTGTTTTTACACCTGCTACCCCTGTTACTACTTGCGCCTGTTACCCCCTGCTAGTTCCTCCACCCGATCCGCTTCCTCTTCACCCCGTGCCTCCCCATCATGCTTCGCCGCGCCACGACTAAGGCTGCTGTGGCCGTGGGAAAGGGGAACAACAGAGAGAAAGGCCAACACAGTCTTCTCTTCCTCAAGGAGGCCAGGGACAAGGAGGAGGTGGCCCGCAACTAGCTCTGGCCGTAGAGCGGGCCGGAGCGGGCGGtgtcgaggaggcggaggtcgaGCCCGGTGGCGAAGCGGGAAAGCCGGTCCCGATCCCAGTCCCGTCCCCCCGCGCGCGCCGACGAGCCGGCGATGACGGCCGCGGGGTGGGGCTCCTTGGCGGGGCGCACCacggcgcccgcggcggagAGGTGGAGCTTCCGCGTGACGGCAGCAGCGCCGCCCGAGAGCGGGGCGGACACGAGCGGGGACTCGAGGGCAAGCACGATGAGCACGTACAGGAGCAGCACCGCTACCAGCCCTTCCATCACGCGGTGGCGGAAGGTGATGGACCCGCCACCGagaagggcggcggaggcggcagtgGCGCGAAACGATggcgggggcggcagcggcgggcggaaCGGCGGTGGGAGCCGggtgggaggcggcgggagggaggccggcggagggATCCGGGCGGAAGGAAGAGCAATAAATAAGGGTTAGGGGTGTCCCCAACACCCTTTAGTCCAGTTTTgtggactagaggactaaagCCTTTAGTTCAAACTTTAGTCCACCTGTTTGGGTatttagggactaaaagtgcATAAAAACAGTGGACTAACAGGCCTAACCAGAGTCACACAAAGGTCCATCTAGTTTGGTCCTAGGGGTTTGCAGTTGCAGACATCCTGGGCAAACCTGAAAGTGACCAAGCAACGCTCGAAAGAGACACCAGGCTAACAGCCTATGCAACCAACATGCATCCAGCATTCTCCTTCGTCATCATCCCTTTTCCTTCGGTACCACAGGATCACAAATCTCGTGCAAGATCCATTCAGAAAAAGCCGAATCGAAAAAACGCTTCACGACGTGATGTTGTGGGACTAGGGATCACAGATCAGAAGCAAAATAGAAAACAGATGGAGCTGCTGTAGGAATACCAGGACGAATATGGCTGGCCATTGACAGAACAAGTTCCTTTTATTATGAAAAGATGTAGCAGAATCACTTACCAGCAACATGAATGAAGGATATGATGGTCCCTTCAGGTAACAATCAGTTCATGATGTTTCCTCAAAAAGCAATTAGTTCATGACGGGCATGCAGGTGCCATCTCAGCACTCTCTTGATGATGTTGGATTACTGATATAGCCCAGCATCGGCGCAGACAATCTGCACAGTTAAGCGTCCTGAACAATTTATTATATCACTAAGCGGACACACTGGTTTCTGTCATTAGCATGTTACCTGGGTACTGTACCTGTAAGGCTACTGGTACAATCACAACAGCACCAGACCTTCTGAAATATCATTAAAATTGTACAGCATTTCAGTTGAACTAACAACATGATGAGCTCCGCTGAAGCATTAAATTGGCTAAACGATGCCTTCTTATCCAGCCAGTACAATCATTATAAACAAAGGCTTGAGACCATCAAAGTCAAAAAAGGTGTCGACCATTTTTACTGTAATAGGTCCCATATCTCTGATGAAAAAGAATTCTGAACGTGCATTTATGAATCATATGCTCGATTCATAATTGGATCAGTGAACCATACAGCAATGTGTACAATAAAATGAATATGCAATACGGGAGAAAATTTCTTCATTATTTTGCCGACAAATTTTCCCAGGGTTCTAGAACCACTGGCGGACTGTTGTTACAATGCTGATCGTGGGTTAGTGATACCAACCTAGgtactaaaaaaacaaaattatcgCTTTACAACATGTATTGTACCTTTCTATGGAGCAACAGATTAATATGATAACACGctgaacacaaaaaaaaaaagtgtcacTGTTATTTTCTGTCTCCCCCATAGTCCCATACCTTCCTTTACATCTGTGCGGGCTGACAGTATTCTTGTAAGGGTGAAACCACTAAAAGGTAGTTGCCCCTGTGACTATACTCATCACTTTGCTGCTATCAATGACTGCACAGAATAAATTTGAAATTACTCCAAGCAAAGGACTAAATCGTAGGCTAATATACTACATTCAAACTTCTATCAGCTTGCAGTATCTCTTTAAAAGAAAGACCATGGACTTACTGAATCAAGAAGCTTAAGACCAGCTCCACGTGTAAACTTCCTTGCAAAAAGGAAGCAAGGTGCTGGTTTTCCATTACTTGTACACCACTCCCTTCTATTTTCAGTCTCGTAATATATATTATCAATGCCCTAAAATTGAGAAGAATACATCCTCAGTGATAGTAAGAAACTATCCTGTGTACCTCTTAAAGGTAGCTTATTTTAGTATAAATTGGTACATCAAGGATCAAAGATGAAAATCCTGTTACAAAAGCAACAGCTTTCCAAACAGACATTTGGTGAAATTTATCCTTGAATGGCAGTATTTACCACCACCAGGGTTACAGGTTCGAGTCATTCAACCTATTGCTTTTCCTAAAAAAATGGTTCTTGTTGCTTTAAAAGACAATTCATTTTAGTAAATGGTATGACTTCATTGACCATGTCAAATAAAGGCAAATCAGACCTAAATTCAAATGGTGATGGGACCTTTTAGTTTCTCCTTTAAGCACAGATatgcctaccccaacttgctccAAACAAAAGGATCTGTTGTTGTTTCAGCATATATATAATGTTTAAAggatttctttcaaaaaaaaacttttaaagGAAACAAACATGCCCAGATTTGAAGAAGCTATATACCTTTATAGACTTAATAAGTGCGGGAGTAGCATCAGAGACTTTATATGTTACAGGATGCCATCCACGCCTTTCACGATCTTTAGAAGCTGAAAGATCCCATGCACTATGTGTAACTGATCGCCGTGTAAGTTCTTCTTCTAGACCAGTTTGCTGCATTGCAGAAGAGTTGAATGAACAGGGAACTTAGTGCACAAGAAATCATGTGAAGAATCTTCTAATGACCATTGACTTACTGCAAGCAACGTCTGAACATAGTGCTCATCTGGTATGCAATTATGAGCTTTCCATGCCTCTGCAGGCTGTGAATGAAAAATGACATTTAAATGAAAATAATTATTACCTGAGCTTCCCTTATAAAATATCCACATAAACAGATGCAACTATTGAGTTTGTCATATGTTCTGAAGCAAGAGAATTGTACTATACCtttaatattttaaataaatgAAGTAAACTACATAGTGCTTATGAAGTTTAAATTGGCATTAATACAGTCGTTCCACAAAAGCAACCATAAAAATCTAAGTGAAGTAATGCAATTGTTCTtgctgttgatgatgatgattggaTTTAATATCTACTTTACAAGTAAAAACTACCAAATGGTAAACCATTTACatcattgagaaaaaaaatgggaTAGTTTAGTACTATACTGAAACATTTTCACTTACAATAGGACGATCCCAATCCCGCCAGAACTCTGGCAAAGGTCTCCTCTGCAGTACACAAAATATATGATTGGTCAATCCCGCTAGAACAGATAAAAGGACTTAAGCTAAACGAGACAAGGACTCCATAATTTGAGAACCCATGCTATAACAAAATTGGACGGACTGTCATCAATGGAAAAAGAGAGCTAACATTAATTTATAATAATAAACTTTCATGTGTTGGTGATACCATATACATAAGTGAGCATGCTAACTTTACTAGTGCTTTTGAGATTGTTAGTGATTTGATAGGAGCTCATCCTCAGTGAACTATGAATGTTTACATAACATGCAAAaacttataaaaaataatggaCAGTTTTGACTATCTAATACCTACTCTCTTGATTTCCAGGCTTGACCAAAAGTATAGACGTAAAAGATTGGCAAATTAAGAGCTTGTGGAAAACAAAATCATCCTGATACTGTCCTCAAACTTGTGTACAAATATTAAGATATATACCCTGCAATGCTTCTGGAATTCTGGCAACACCACTTCATCTTCAACCACAACTTCAGCATGTTTTTTAATTAGAACCGCCCACTGGAAACAGTGTATGCATAGAATTTCAGTGGTAGAGGCATCAAAATGAATTAGCAATGTAACGTCTCCTCTTCCTTTATAACAAAAGGTAACTACCTGTGAGCCTTTTCTCCAATTCTCCACTGGGATAATTGGGTCCATTCTTGGATTGTATCTCCCCGCCTTTGTATCAGCAAAACTGTAACCAGCACAATACAATTAGGAAatattaaaagaaaaaataactgACATTtcagctgcaagcctgcagtTTGCTGTGTAATTTATCTATAGGATCAAGGTACAAGAAAACATAGATAAATCGTAAAGGAACAGGGATTAAAATGAATTTCCAATTACATTCATAAAAAGATCGGGATAACCAAGACCACAGAATATTCGGATGTTTATACCTGTCTACGAAGCTTGTTGATGACGACATTATGTACTCATAAGTGTAGCTGAAATTGTACAATGGTACACAGCTGCCAGAGAGATAAGATCCTAGTAAGCACAAATCACAATTAAGATCCAAAATTCCAAGCAATGaatgaaacaatttttttcACAATATGATTAAAAGGAGTGTGGACTATGGCAGGAGCCAAGGGCCTTGCCTTGCTCTCGGTTAGGGATGTTGGTTAGGCTTTCCAGGTCTCAAGTCTCGGGTTGTTCTTTATCTTTAAAAGGCGATTAACTCCCTTTCTAGTGTGGGGGTGTGTGAGTGTGGGTCTTTCTGTATGACTCCTTTCTTCTAgtattaatacaatgatacgcagttctcctgcgtgttcgagaaacaAAGATTAAAAAAGAGTGGGACTGTTGATGGTAACAGAACTAGGAATTGATAATTTGTTATTAGTACAGCAAAAAGATGCTTCTCTAGTTTTTGTAGATGTAATACAGAGCGTTAATACTAAAAGTAGTTCATCATGCAACTGTGCAATTGACACCCAATGGTCAAATGATCAACATATGGGGTGTAGCTTATTCTACATAAGCTCTGTGGTTGTAGTATAATATCTCAGGATAACTACATCACCATTTGAATTACTCTGGTATTAACAAGTGTAAAGCTATTTTTATGTTCTCAATATTCTACACCAATTTGTAATTATGAAGGGCCATAAATTTATCATTCTGGTGTGGTCCTCCTTTGCACAGCAATATGTTTTGTTCCTAGAACATATTTATTCGATGTGATCATGAATGATAAATCTCATTGAGGATTCGCCAGTTGAATCAAGACACTTAGTTCATTGTTTATacataaaaaaaactttatgaAATTCAAAACAAGTGAAAGCATAAAATGCTTATTCGGCCAATCAAATCTTCAAACATCACTGAACAGAGCAATATTTTGTGAGGACGTGCTATGTCCAGGTCCATTGGCTTTTTTTATCTATCATCTATCAGTGCCAGTGTCAAAACTACAATATCCTCCCCAAGATGGTTCGAACTGTTTTATTAGCGCTATTCTCTTTTCTGTCACCGAAAACTGGATACAGCCTCGAAACTCATTGAATGAGTATGTGCTCCACTAAACATGTAAGTATAACCTacattttttttgagagagtaTAACCTACATTTAAGGGTACAAAAAGCAgatattttttgttttatacTAGACTTTTGACAGATTTTGATCTACTTTTATAAGCAGATGTAATCATTTACT harbors:
- the LOC117850976 gene encoding glycosyltransferase BC10: MKPRRLGYGYGRGRRAAAALLLLLLCLCLSSAFLILLHGSSAPLEEKAAAGARVAEATAEVEEAPLPPGNTKVAFLFIARNRLPLELVWDSFFRGDKEGKFSIFVHSRPGFVLTRATSRSRFFHNRQVNNSIQVDWGEASMITAERILLSHALKDPLNERFVFVSDSCVPLYNFSYTYEYIMSSSTSFVDSFADTKAGRYNPRMDPIIPVENWRKGSQWAVLIKKHAEVVVEDEVVLPEFQKHCRRRPLPEFWRDWDRPIPAEAWKAHNCIPDEHYVQTLLAQTGLEEELTRRSVTHSAWDLSASKDRERRGWHPVTYKVSDATPALIKSIKGIDNIYYETENRREWCTSNGKPAPCFLFARKFTRGAGLKLLDSSLIAAK